A genomic window from Triticum urartu cultivar G1812 chromosome 7, Tu2.1, whole genome shotgun sequence includes:
- the LOC125524353 gene encoding 26.2 kDa heat shock protein, mitochondrial-like, which produces MAFAVACKGKEIAPASLLKSGAPVAFRSVHSPAVTAARRPYNTQAKEVSRYDDDDDYSGRDLVIPSFFSQDVIDPLGAPTSMARLLSLMEDVASQTGGLSSTAGAGASRLGRWVAKEDDDAVYLKVPMPGLTKDHVEVRADKNILVIKGEGEKQPWDGDGDDSEVPKYNRRIEVPAADAYKMDKIKAEMKNGVLWVTLLKVKEEERTDVFHVKVE; this is translated from the exons ATGGCTTTCGCCGTCGCTTGCAAGGGCAAGGAAATCGCGCCGGCCAGCCTCCTCAAGTCCGGTGCTCCCGTGGCCTTCCGCTCGGTCCACTCCCCCGCCGtcaccgccgcccgccgcccgtaCAACACCCAGGCCAAGGAGGTCAGCCGctacgacgacgacgacgactacAGCGGCCGCGACCTCGTCATCCCCAGCTTCTTCTCGCAGG ACGTGATCGACCCGCTCGGCGCGCCGACCAGCATGGCCCGTCTGCTGTCTCTCATGGAGGACGTCGCATCTCAGACCGGCGGCCTCTCCTCCACTGCTGGGGCTGGCGCGTCGCGGCTCGGACGCTGGGTGGCCAAGGAGGACGACGACGCGGTGTACCTCAAGGTGCCGATGCCGGGGCTGACCAAGGATCACGTGGAGGTGCGCGCGGACAAGAACATCCTGGTGATCAAGGGCGAGGGCGAGAAGCAGCCCtgggacggcgacggcgacgactcCGAGGTGCCGAAGTACAACCGCCGCATCGAGGTGCCCGCTGCTGACGCGTACAAGATGGACAAGATCAAGGCCGAGATGAAGAATGGCGTGCTCTGGGTCACCCTGCTCAAGGTCAAGGAGGAGGAGCGCACGGACGTCTTCCACGTCAAGGTCGAGTAG